From the Lathyrus oleraceus cultivar Zhongwan6 chromosome 4, CAAS_Psat_ZW6_1.0, whole genome shotgun sequence genome, one window contains:
- the LOC127137353 gene encoding uncharacterized protein LOC127137353, with translation MLLTEYDIQYVTQKAIKGSILSDYLAHLPVEGYQSLKFDFPDEDIMFIRDFTMPGFEVSPEEGPEPGSRWTLVFDGASNARGHGIGVLITSPTGFHIPFTARLCFDCTNNMAEYEACIYGLEAAIDLRIKILEVFGDSDLVISQVKGDWETRNSKLIPYKEHIRKLIPYFDEISFHHISREENQLADALATLTSMFKVKWKNEAPSIQIDHLDEPAHCLAIEADPDDKPWFYDIKTFLEKRQYPEGISITDKKALRRLSSKFFLNGDVLYKRDYDSILLRCVDRHEASTIIRSIHEGCEGVHANGPTMAKKILRAGYY, from the coding sequence ATGCTGCTAACCGAGTATGATATACAGTACGTGACCCAGAAAGCAATAAAAGGGAGTATTCTGTCTGACTATCTAGCTCACCTGCCTGTTGAGGGCTACCAATCATTAAAgtttgactttccagatgaagacatcatgtttatCAGAGATTTTACTATGCCAGGCTTCGAGGTAAGCCCTGAGGAAGGCCCCGAACCAGGATCGCGATGGACGCTCGTATTCGACGGTGCTTCCAATGCCCGAGGTCATGGTATAGGTGTTCTTATCACTTCTCCAACTGGTTTCCATATCCCCTTCACCGCTAGGTTATGTTTTGACTGCAccaataatatggcagaatatgaagcatgtatctacGGTTTAGAGGCGGCAATCGATTTGAGAATCAAAATCCTCGAGGTATTCGGTGACTCAGATCTGGTAATCAGTCAAGTGAAAGGCGACTGGGAGACTCGAAATAGCAAGTTGATACCCTACAAAGAGCATATAAGAAAACTGATCCCCTATTTTGATGAGATCTCCTTTCATCATATTTCTAGGGAAGAAAATCAGTTAGCAGACGCTCTAGCTACGCTGAcatctatgttcaaagtcaaatggaagaatgagGCACCATCCATTCAGATTGACCACttagatgaaccagcacattGTCTAGCAATTGAGGCCGATCCTGACGATaagccttggttctatgacataaAGACATTTCTGGAGAAACGACAGTATCCTGAGGGTATATCCATTACCGATAAGAAGGCTCTAAGGAGACTCTCTTCTAAGTTCTTCCTAAACGGTGATGTGTTGTATAAAAGGGATTATGATTCTAtactgctcagatgcgtggatagacacgaagctagTACAATCATAAGGTCCATACACGAAGGCTGCGAGGGTGTACATGCGAATGGTCCTActatggccaagaagattcttCGGGCTGGTTATTATTAG
- the LOC127137354 gene encoding uncharacterized protein LOC127137354: MSLERSKIRSWRDLSEAFLKQYKYNLDMAPTRLQLQNHSQRSNETFKEYAQRWREMVSRVRPTLSYNELVDIFMGTLHGMYFEKMIGSSSTNFTDMITIREHVESGLKSGKITDTTAPQSVNKRSHGGFAKKNEGEANTVMAKAHPRYRVLMAPMPYYPYPYVAAAQYQQPSFQYQPQRSNQQPAPAQKDQNRQYNRDNRGQNNRGNYGKRTQYDKIPVPYTDLVPYLIHVGAIVPKEIPQAMSPYHYKHNPNASCAYHAGHVGHSTEDCWPLKNKIQDLIDRKILTFSEEKPNVKTNPIPNHDGPSVSVVIEEEPAEPVKWVDEVKTPFSVVLRKLEEFGFLEGVHNDCSVCESDPDGCEQLRECVQELMNQGLVQFSKSKAAEEVAVIEPITIVYRKKKVEAPPKRIQPIHFRVLTPFPY; the protein is encoded by the coding sequence atgagtttggagCGCTCGAAGATCCGATCATGGAGGGACCTCTCTGAGGCATTTttgaagcaatacaagtacaaccTTGACATGGCTCCGACAAGGCTTCAACTACAAAACCATTCGCAAAGATCTAAtgaaaccttcaaggaatatgctcaaagatggcGCGAAATGGTGTCTAGGGTTCGACCAACACTATCTTATAATGAGTTGGTTGACATCTTCATGGGCACGCTGCATGGGATGTATTTTGAGAAAATGATTGGCAGTTCTTCAACAAACTTCACCGATATGATCACTATTAGGGAACATGTTGAGAGTGGGCTGAAATCGGGGAAGATAACAGACACAACCGCGCCACAGTCAGTCAACAAGAGATCGCATGGGGGCTTCGCAAAGAAGAATGAGGGGGAAGCAAACACTGTAATGGCGAAGGCTCACCCCCGATATCGAGTTCTGATGGCCCCTATGCCGTACTATCCTTATCCGTATGTCGCCGCAGCTCAATACCAACAACCGTCTTTCCAGTATCAACCACAGAGAAGCAATCAACAACCGGCTCCTGCTCAGAAAGATCAGAATCGACAATACAACCGTGACAATAGAGGGCAGAATAACAGAGGAAACTATGGCAAGCGCACTCAGTACGACAAGATCCCAGTACCTTATACTGACTTGGTACCGTATTTGATCCATGTGGGGGCCATTGTTCCAAAAGAAATCCCCCAGGCTATGTCGCCTTACCATTATAAACATAATCCCAACGCCTCATGCGCCTACCACGCCGGTCACGTGGGACATTCCACCGAAGATTGCTGGCcattaaaaaataaaatacaaGACTTGATTGATAGGAAAATCTTGACCTTCTCGGAGGAAAAGCCAAACGTGAAGACAAATCCCATACCTAATCATGATGGTCCTTCAGTCAGTGTCGTCATTGAAGAGGAACCCGCAGAGCCTGTGAAGTGGGTCGATGAGGTGAAAACTCCGTTCTCCGTTGTGTTGAGAAAACTTGAAGAATTTGGGTTTCTAGAAGGAGTACATAATGATTGCTCAGTGTGTGAGTCTGATCCAGATGGTTGTGAGCAATTGAGAGAATGTGTGCAAGAATTGATGAATCAAGGGTTAGTACAATTCTCTAAGTCTAAAGCAGCAGAAGAGGTAGCAGTGATTGAACCGATAACTATTGTATACAGGAAGAAGAAGGTTGAAGCTCCTCCCAAGAGGATTCAGCCGATCCATTTCCGTGTTCTAACTCCGTTTCCATATTAG